One genomic segment of Acidimicrobiales bacterium includes these proteins:
- a CDS encoding helix-turn-helix domain-containing protein has product MPSIEELRSKLSYKRDLIAEAALRCFSRTPVDDVSIADIIREAGIPRSSAYREFPGGKSEITRYLHIQTVLIVRGAIRRRISSPHFDNYRSIVQEAARGLFDGLSWAPWTGEFLVKRPGLATAYALNPEEGGLIREIGDYAASCAARFGATNATLPARRLVRDLLTEACRELEESAEPSWPAEFPSWPRWIDTTVEAFLRSTKLQNLELPSGITLHEESPKGSIAGLLAAAGAARI; this is encoded by the coding sequence ATGCCTTCGATCGAAGAGTTGCGCTCGAAGTTGAGCTACAAGCGGGATCTCATCGCCGAGGCTGCTCTGCGCTGTTTCTCCAGAACCCCCGTGGATGACGTGTCAATCGCGGACATCATTCGAGAGGCCGGGATCCCGAGAAGCTCCGCGTATCGTGAGTTCCCCGGGGGCAAATCGGAGATCACTCGATATCTTCACATCCAAACGGTTCTCATCGTCCGTGGGGCCATCCGACGACGAATCAGCTCACCGCACTTCGACAATTATCGGTCGATCGTGCAAGAAGCGGCACGTGGTCTCTTCGACGGCCTTTCGTGGGCGCCGTGGACCGGCGAGTTCCTCGTCAAGCGACCAGGTCTCGCTACCGCGTACGCACTGAACCCCGAGGAAGGCGGACTGATCCGTGAGATCGGGGATTATGCCGCATCTTGCGCGGCCCGATTCGGCGCTACGAATGCGACGCTGCCGGCCCGTCGGCTCGTTCGCGACCTACTTACAGAAGCATGTCGGGAACTCGAAGAGTCAGCCGAGCCATCATGGCCCGCCGAATTTCCGTCTTGGCCGCGTTGGATCGACACAACGGTCGAAGCCTTTCTGCGTTCCACGAAGCTCCAGAATCTCGAATTGCCATCGGGGATAACGCTGCACGAGGAGTCACCGAAGGGTTCCATTGCCGGTCTCCTCGCAGCGGCGGGAGCCGCCCGCATCTAG
- a CDS encoding ABC transporter ATP-binding protein, translated as MPDTVLACSDLRKRYGDRVAVDGVGFEVAEGETYGLLGPNGAGKTTTISMVCGLLQPDGGRVEVAGRPLTPRSTTAKAALGLVPQDIALYGDLTARENLRFFGRLQGLRGARLDERVDDALGVVGLADRADDRVESYSGGMKRRANIAAGLLHRPKLLVLDEPTVGVDPQSRNAILESIERLGGEGLSVVYTTHYMEEAERLCDRIGILDDGRLVAEGTRRELVRRLGQGDRLTVSVAGDVEAFAAACRALPGVQAVAVVPGGQVELRVDDTSRALAPVVEAAERAGVEVGGIDVAEPDLEAVFLHLTGKALRD; from the coding sequence GTGCCCGACACGGTGCTGGCCTGCTCGGACCTGCGCAAGCGCTACGGCGACCGGGTGGCCGTCGACGGGGTCGGCTTCGAGGTGGCCGAGGGCGAGACCTACGGGCTGCTCGGCCCCAACGGCGCCGGCAAGACGACGACGATCTCGATGGTGTGCGGCCTGCTCCAGCCCGACGGCGGGCGGGTCGAGGTGGCCGGCCGGCCGCTCACCCCCCGCAGCACGACGGCCAAGGCCGCGCTCGGGCTGGTGCCCCAGGACATCGCCCTCTACGGCGACCTGACGGCCCGGGAGAACCTGCGCTTCTTCGGGCGCCTCCAGGGCCTACGCGGCGCCCGGCTCGACGAGCGGGTGGACGACGCGCTCGGCGTCGTCGGCCTGGCCGACCGGGCCGACGACCGGGTCGAGTCGTACTCCGGCGGCATGAAGCGGCGGGCCAACATCGCCGCTGGGCTGCTCCACCGGCCGAAGCTGCTGGTCCTCGACGAGCCGACGGTCGGCGTCGACCCGCAGAGCCGCAACGCCATCCTCGAGAGCATCGAGCGCCTGGGCGGCGAGGGCCTCTCGGTCGTCTACACCACCCACTACATGGAGGAGGCCGAGCGGCTCTGCGACCGCATCGGCATCCTCGACGACGGCCGCCTCGTGGCCGAGGGCACCCGGCGCGAGCTGGTGCGCCGGCTGGGCCAGGGCGACCGGCTGACCGTGTCGGTGGCCGGCGACGTCGAGGCCTTCGCCGCCGCCTGCCGGGCCCTGCCGGGCGTGCAGGCCGTGGCCGTCGTGCCCGGCGGCCAGGTCGAGCTGCGGGTGGACGACACGAGCCGGGCCCTCGCCCCGGTGGTCGAGGCCGCCGAGCGGGCCGGGGTCGAGGTCGGCGGCATCGACGTGGCCGAGCCCGACCTCGAGGCGGTGTTCCTGCACCTGACGGGCAAGGCGCTCAGGGACTGA